The genomic segment TTTTATTGCAGCAACGGGGATTGCTACGGATCTCCGCCGCGTCGACGACATGGGTTTCCAGCGCCCTGAGGTCGCGGGGAAACTTCTTGAACTTGAGGCTGTCAATGCTCGCGTTCAAGCGCTGGCGCAGGCCCAAACAACGGATATTCGTGCACAGATGGACCGCGCTGGCGTTCGTGTGATTGACGGTCGGGGATGTTTTGACGACTACAACCCCAAGCAGGTCACGCACTACATTAAGGTGACGCATGCGGATGGCCGCGAGGAGACCATCGAATGTGATTTGGTGCTGATAGCAACAGGGGCGTCGCCAAGGATTCTGCCCGGTGCGCAGCCGGACGGGGAGCGCATTCTCACATGGCGGCAGGTGTATGAGATTAATGAGCTGCCGGAACATCTGATCGTGGTGGGGTCCGGCGTGACCGGTGCGGAGTTTGTGTCCGCCTTTGCTGAGCTTGGCGTTCCGGTCACGATGGTGGCGTCGCGTGACCGCATTCTCCCGCACGATGACGCTGATGCCGCCGACGTGTTGGAGACGGTGCTGGCCGAGCGCGGTGTGACCTTGGAAAAGGACGCTCGCGTCGATTCCGTGATACGCACCGATGATGGCGGAGTGTTGGTTCGTACCACGGACGGGAGGGAAATCAGGGGTTCGCATGCGTTGATGACGGTCGGCTCTGTACCCAACACCGATGACCTGGGACTGGATATTGTCGGTATCGAGACCACGCCGTCGGGG from the Corynebacterium durum genome contains:
- a CDS encoding NAD(P)H-quinone dehydrogenase; protein product: MTKRIVIIGGGPAGYEAALAGAKYGADITLVEDQGLGGAAVIHDCVPSKSFIAATGIATDLRRVDDMGFQRPEVAGKLLELEAVNARVQALAQAQTTDIRAQMDRAGVRVIDGRGCFDDYNPKQVTHYIKVTHADGREETIECDLVLIATGASPRILPGAQPDGERILTWRQVYEINELPEHLIVVGSGVTGAEFVSAFAELGVPVTMVASRDRILPHDDADAADVLETVLAERGVTLEKDARVDSVIRTDDGGVLVRTTDGREIRGSHALMTVGSVPNTDDLGLDIVGIETTPSGHIKVDRVSRTSVAGVYAAGDCTDLFPLASVAAMQGRIAMYHALGEGVSPIRLKTVATAVFTRPEIAAVGVTQAQVESGEVAARVVVLPLATNPRAKMRSLRHGFVKLFCRRHSGTIIGGVIVAPTASELILPIAVAVNNSLTVSDLAGTFSVYPTLSGSITEAARQLVQHDDLG